In a genomic window of Gammaproteobacteria bacterium:
- a CDS encoding VWA domain-containing protein, which translates to MSLLPGEFHFLRPAWLLLLPPLVWLLWRLARHPPASGSWAAYCAPELLPHLLLRSPAGGGAAYGPYAVVLGGVLGVLALAGPVWERLPQPLFRDEAALVILLQLSPSMQTRDLSPSRLAQARFKIADILERRGGGETALLVYAGHPFVVSPLTDDLATITSQLSFLEPRIAPSPGDRADRALSRAAELLRGGDYRTGDLLLIAADIAGNDRVLDRAAQLRRQGYRLSVLGVGTPRGAPVPQPQGGFLKRGDGSIVVSSLQREELQRLAAAGGGQYREWQPDLSDVDALLAGFSRPARASGEEELRLTERWQERGPWLVLALLPLAALAFRRGCLLAALPVALAGWPAAPAAAFSWDDFWLRGEQQAAQSFREGRMEQAARQFRDPQWQAAAWYRAGRYEDALAALEGRDDALSLYLQGNALAQLGRYEEAVAAYTRALEAQPGHDDARHNRELLAELLRQRQEEAAGEQGEGQPGEPGAEDGQGDERTASSGAAGDEQGGGGEGDSAAGAAAGAEGEQGDERTASSGAAGERDGGGEDESAAGGAAGAEDQQGDERMASGGAAGERDAGEEGDSAAGAAGEEGDERTASSGAADERDAGEEGDSLASAAGEEAGEGTASDGAAVLREQEMATEMWLQRIPEAGGDFLRRKFSRQYQDMRRKEGK; encoded by the coding sequence ATGAGCCTGTTGCCGGGAGAATTTCATTTCCTGCGGCCTGCCTGGCTGCTGTTGTTGCCGCCGTTGGTCTGGCTGCTCTGGCGCCTGGCCCGGCACCCGCCGGCGAGCGGCTCCTGGGCCGCGTATTGCGCCCCGGAATTGTTGCCGCACCTGCTGCTGCGCTCTCCTGCCGGCGGCGGCGCGGCGTACGGGCCGTATGCTGTAGTCCTGGGCGGCGTACTGGGCGTCCTGGCGCTTGCCGGGCCGGTGTGGGAGCGCCTGCCGCAACCGCTGTTCCGGGACGAGGCGGCGCTGGTGATCCTGCTCCAGTTGTCGCCCTCCATGCAGACCCGCGACCTGTCTCCCAGCCGCTTGGCGCAGGCGCGTTTCAAGATTGCCGACATCCTGGAGCGGCGCGGCGGCGGCGAAACCGCGCTGCTGGTTTATGCGGGGCATCCCTTCGTGGTCAGCCCGCTGACCGACGACCTGGCCACCATTACCTCGCAGCTTTCCTTTCTGGAGCCCCGGATCGCGCCGTCGCCGGGGGATCGTGCCGACCGGGCGCTGTCGCGCGCCGCGGAACTGTTGCGCGGCGGCGATTACCGCACAGGCGACTTGTTGTTGATCGCCGCCGACATTGCGGGCAACGACCGGGTCCTGGATCGGGCCGCGCAGCTGCGGCGGCAGGGCTATCGCCTGTCGGTGCTGGGGGTCGGTACGCCGCGGGGGGCGCCGGTGCCGCAGCCGCAGGGCGGTTTCCTGAAGCGCGGCGACGGTTCCATCGTCGTTTCCTCCCTGCAGCGGGAGGAGCTGCAACGACTGGCGGCGGCAGGCGGCGGCCAATACCGCGAGTGGCAGCCGGATCTAAGCGATGTGGATGCCCTGCTGGCGGGTTTTTCCCGGCCCGCGCGCGCCTCCGGAGAGGAGGAGTTGCGGTTGACGGAGCGCTGGCAGGAACGCGGCCCCTGGCTGGTGCTGGCCTTGTTGCCCCTGGCCGCCCTGGCTTTTCGCCGCGGTTGCCTGCTGGCCGCGTTGCCGGTGGCGCTGGCCGGCTGGCCCGCCGCCCCTGCCGCGGCCTTTTCCTGGGACGACTTCTGGTTGCGCGGCGAGCAGCAAGCGGCACAGTCCTTTCGCGAGGGGCGGATGGAGCAGGCCGCCCGGCAGTTCCGCGATCCGCAATGGCAGGCGGCCGCCTGGTATCGCGCCGGACGCTATGAGGATGCCTTGGCGGCGCTGGAGGGGCGGGACGACGCGCTGAGCTTGTATCTGCAGGGCAATGCCCTGGCGCAACTGGGCCGCTACGAGGAGGCGGTGGCCGCTTATACCCGGGCGCTGGAGGCGCAGCCGGGGCACGACGATGCCCGCCACAATCGGGAGTTGCTGGCCGAATTATTGCGTCAGCGGCAGGAGGAGGCCGCCGGCGAACAAGGCGAAGGGCAGCCGGGCGAACCGGGTGCGGAGGATGGGCAGGGGGACGAGCGGACGGCGTCGTCGGGCGCCGCCGGCGACGAGCAGGGCGGCGGCGGGGAGGGCGATTCCGCGGCGGGCGCGGCGGCGGGCGCGGAAGGCGAGCAGGGGGACGAGCGGACGGCATCGTCGGGCGCCGCTGGCGAGCGGGACGGCGGCGGGGAGGACGAGTCGGCGGCGGGCGGGGCGGCGGGCGCGGAGGACCAGCAGGGGGACGAGCGGATGGCGTCGGGCGGCGCCGCCGGCGAGCGTGACGCTGGCGAGGAGGGCGATTCCGCGGCGGGCGCGGCGGGCGAAGAAGGGGACGAGCGGACGGCATCGAGCGGCGCCGCCGACGAGCGTGACGCTGGCGAGGAGGGCGATTCGCTGGCGAGCGCGGCAGGCGAGGAGGCAGGCGAGGGGACGGCGTCGGACGGCGCTGCCGTCTTGCGGGAGCAGGAGATGGCTACGGAGATGTGGTTGCAGCGGATCCCCGAGGCCGGCGGCGATTTTCTGCGCCGCAAGTTTTCCAGACAATACCAGGATATGCGGCGCAAGGAAGGCAAGTGA
- a CDS encoding VWA domain-containing protein, which yields MIEFAWLWAWLALPLPLLCYLLFAPLPAAEAPLWVPFSRELATGARQARARPSWRHPGLLLALLAWALLVAAAARPRWLGEEQRLPATGRDLLLAVDLSRSMLERDMELPGQGRVDRLQAIKQLAGDFLERREGDRIGLALFGERTYLQAPLTFDRGTVRTLLEETAVGLLGNKTAIGDAIGLAIKRLRDRPGDRVLVLLTDGANTAGEVDPLTAARYAAAAELRIYTVGIGSERRSLLDLFGRRRAAAELDEETLREVARLTGGHYFRARDARELELIYRHIDELEPTASESQSFRPYVELYCWPLAPALFLGGAALWRRQRAA from the coding sequence GTGATCGAGTTTGCCTGGCTCTGGGCGTGGCTGGCGTTGCCGCTGCCCTTGCTGTGCTACCTGTTGTTCGCCCCGCTGCCCGCGGCGGAGGCGCCGCTGTGGGTGCCGTTTTCGCGCGAGCTGGCCACCGGTGCGCGGCAGGCCAGGGCGCGCCCGTCGTGGCGGCACCCGGGCCTGTTGCTCGCGCTGCTTGCCTGGGCGCTGTTGGTCGCGGCCGCTGCCCGCCCCCGCTGGCTGGGGGAAGAGCAGCGGCTGCCGGCGACCGGGCGCGACTTGCTGCTGGCGGTGGACCTGTCGCGGAGCATGCTGGAGCGGGATATGGAGTTGCCGGGGCAGGGGCGGGTGGACCGCCTGCAGGCGATCAAGCAGTTGGCCGGGGATTTCCTGGAGCGGCGGGAAGGCGACCGCATCGGCCTGGCCCTGTTCGGCGAGCGCACTTATTTGCAGGCGCCGCTGACCTTTGACCGCGGCACGGTGCGTACCCTGCTGGAGGAGACGGCAGTAGGGCTGCTGGGCAATAAGACCGCGATCGGCGACGCCATTGGTTTGGCGATCAAACGGTTGCGCGACCGCCCGGGCGACCGGGTGCTGGTGTTGCTGACCGACGGCGCCAACACTGCCGGCGAAGTAGATCCGTTGACGGCCGCCCGCTATGCCGCGGCGGCGGAGTTGCGCATCTACACCGTGGGGATCGGCAGCGAGCGCCGCTCTCTGCTGGATCTGTTCGGGCGCCGCCGCGCCGCGGCCGAGCTGGACGAAGAGACCCTGCGGGAAGTGGCCCGGCTGACCGGCGGGCATTATTTCCGCGCCCGCGACGCCCGCGAGTTGGAGCTGATCTACCGGCATATAGACGAGCTGGAGCCGACGGCATCCGAGTCGCAGAGTTTCCGGCCCTATGTCGAGTTGTATTGTTGGCCGCTGGCCCCGGCCCTGTTTCTGGGCGGCGCGGCGCTGTGGCGCCGGCAGCGGGCGGCCTGA
- a CDS encoding DUF4381 domain-containing protein produces the protein MNPELDELRDIHLPEAISWWPPAPGWWLLPALIGLACWVARRCWRGRAGTWWAARGELRRLRLRYRRNADSMALSRALSVWLRRTAISLHGRKGVAGLSGQSWLELLDRRLSGRPFQDGAGRALATAPYRRDAGTTDGEALLRLCERWLAGQWRAERGAGA, from the coding sequence ATGAACCCGGAGCTTGACGAGCTGCGCGATATTCACCTGCCGGAAGCGATTTCCTGGTGGCCGCCGGCGCCGGGATGGTGGTTGCTGCCGGCCCTGATCGGCCTGGCCTGCTGGGTGGCGCGTCGCTGCTGGCGCGGGCGCGCCGGGACCTGGTGGGCGGCCCGCGGAGAGTTGCGGCGCCTGCGGCTGCGTTACCGCCGCAATGCGGATTCCATGGCCTTGTCGCGGGCGCTGTCCGTCTGGCTGCGGCGCACGGCGATTAGCCTGCATGGCCGCAAGGGCGTGGCCGGCCTGAGCGGCCAAAGCTGGCTGGAGTTGCTGGATCGCCGGTTGTCGGGGCGCCCGTTCCAGGACGGCGCGGGCCGGGCGCTGGCGACGGCTCCCTATCGCCGCGATGCCGGGACGACGGACGGCGAGGCCCTGTTGCGGTTGTGCGAACGCTGGCTGGCCGGCCAGTGGCGGGCGGAGCGCGGGGCAGGGGCGTGA
- a CDS encoding DUF58 domain-containing protein, with amino-acid sequence MAGEPRRRGADPARVSLSELLALGRPAASLALGGRQLPGAAPPGGFVSPLRGRGMEFEESRPYSPGDDVRHLDWRATARSGRAHTKIFRQERERPVFVWLDLRAAMRFATCGAYKAVLACRMAALLMWVALRHGDRLGAVVFADDGHREFRPRRGRLAVLHLLRYLAGHPIWRGGRRYTAVVPEAASDALERLSRVVRPGSLLFLLSDFRGLDEGAARSCLASLSGHCEIFLVFFFDRLECELPPPGRYRISDGRQRMALHVAGEAMAADHRRRFAARRKRLQDLAYRYRLRLLECRTDADPLIVLQRGLGRRPLFRR; translated from the coding sequence ATGGCAGGCGAACCCCGCCGTCGCGGCGCCGACCCGGCCCGTGTCTCCCTGTCGGAATTGCTGGCCCTCGGGCGGCCCGCCGCCTCCCTGGCGCTGGGCGGCCGCCAGCTGCCGGGCGCCGCGCCGCCGGGCGGTTTCGTGTCTCCGCTACGGGGCCGCGGCATGGAGTTCGAGGAGTCCCGTCCCTACAGTCCTGGCGACGATGTGCGCCACCTGGACTGGCGGGCGACGGCCCGCAGCGGCCGGGCGCACACGAAGATTTTTCGCCAGGAGCGGGAGCGGCCGGTCTTCGTGTGGCTGGACCTGCGCGCCGCCATGCGTTTCGCCACTTGCGGCGCTTACAAGGCCGTGCTGGCCTGCCGGATGGCGGCCCTGCTCATGTGGGTCGCCTTGCGCCACGGGGACCGCCTGGGGGCGGTGGTCTTCGCCGACGATGGGCACCGGGAGTTCCGGCCGCGCCGCGGCCGCCTGGCCGTATTGCACCTGCTGCGCTACCTGGCCGGGCATCCGATCTGGCGTGGCGGCCGGCGCTACACGGCAGTCGTGCCGGAGGCCGCCAGCGATGCGCTGGAACGCTTGTCGCGGGTGGTGCGGCCCGGGAGCTTGCTGTTTTTGCTCAGCGATTTCCGCGGCTTGGACGAGGGGGCGGCCCGTTCCTGCCTGGCGTCATTGAGCGGCCACTGCGAGATCTTTCTGGTGTTCTTTTTCGACCGCCTGGAGTGCGAACTGCCGCCGCCGGGCCGCTACCGTATCAGCGACGGGCGCCAGCGCATGGCCCTGCACGTCGCCGGGGAGGCCATGGCCGCCGACCATCGCCGCCGCTTTGCCGCCCGCCGCAAGCGTCTGCAAGACCTGGCATATCGTTACCGGCTGCGTTTGCTGGAGTGCCGCACCGACGCGGATCCCCTGATCGTATTGCAGCGGGGGCTGGGTCGCAGGCCGCTGTTTCGCCGATGA